A stretch of the Sorangium aterium genome encodes the following:
- a CDS encoding formylglycine-generating enzyme family protein produces the protein MLLDLLLAPLLAQADAPPRPGPAASCPSDMVLVEGTHAENVQRICTSYRGGHCFDFFPGLFAAEPRFTPVRTCMDRHEWPNRAGALPVVMLRFIEAERECAAVGKRLCTEFEWELACEGPSALPFPYGHAHDPAACNVSKPYRGISERRLASDDPAVRAAETQRLWQGEPTGSYPACVSPYGVVDMVGNVEEWVSTSRPEWPHRSSLKGGYWSKPWAGCRGTNDSHGPMFRFYEIGFRCCKDPRPGP, from the coding sequence GTGCTCCTCGACCTCCTGCTCGCCCCGCTGCTCGCCCAGGCTGACGCGCCGCCCCGGCCCGGACCCGCCGCGTCCTGCCCGTCCGACATGGTGCTCGTCGAGGGCACCCACGCCGAGAACGTGCAGCGGATCTGCACGAGCTACCGCGGCGGCCACTGCTTCGACTTCTTCCCCGGCCTGTTCGCCGCCGAGCCGCGCTTCACGCCGGTGCGCACGTGCATGGACCGCCACGAGTGGCCGAACCGGGCCGGCGCGCTGCCGGTCGTGATGCTCCGCTTCATCGAGGCCGAGCGGGAGTGCGCCGCCGTCGGCAAGCGCCTCTGCACCGAGTTCGAGTGGGAGCTCGCGTGCGAGGGGCCGTCCGCGCTCCCCTTCCCCTACGGCCACGCGCACGATCCGGCCGCCTGCAACGTGAGCAAGCCGTACCGAGGGATCAGCGAGCGGCGGCTCGCGTCCGACGACCCGGCGGTGCGGGCCGCCGAGACACAGCGGCTCTGGCAGGGAGAGCCGACGGGCTCGTATCCGGCGTGCGTGAGCCCGTACGGCGTCGTCGACATGGTCGGCAACGTCGAAGAGTGGGTGTCGACCTCGCGCCCCGAGTGGCCACACCGCTCGTCGCTGAAGGGCGGCTACTGGTCCAAGCCGTGGGCCGGGTGCCGGGGGACCAACGACTCGCATGGACCGATGTTCCGGTTCTACGAGATCGGGTTTCGCTGCTGCAAGGATCCGCGGCCGGGGCCGTAG
- a CDS encoding LysR family transcriptional regulator, with product MDSVSSLNVFVQVVDSGSFVAAARVLGISASAVGKSITRLEERASFRLFHRTSRSLRLTPEGARFAAR from the coding sequence ATGGACAGCGTCAGTTCCCTCAACGTCTTCGTTCAGGTTGTCGACAGCGGAAGCTTCGTCGCAGCCGCTCGCGTCCTCGGCATTTCTGCGTCCGCTGTCGGGAAGAGCATTACGCGCCTCGAGGAGCGCGCGAGCTTCCGGCTGTTTCATCGAACCAGCCGCAGCCTGCGACTCACGCCGGAGGGAGCGCGCTTCGCTGCGCGTTGA
- a CDS encoding alpha/beta hydrolase fold domain-containing protein, with product MPQIHHPLSSADRDAMIALRSQLAKSRAAPTRASFDQLIELTPPGAGASHREARVGGVPGTWCIPPSPRPGRAILYLHGGAFILGSARAFRHFAGQLAVRAGISVFVADYRLAPEHPFPAAWEDARDAHLGLASELGVERVAIAGDSAGGGLALALLVAQRKAPCGVLLSPWTDLSLTGASIEAKALEDPVLSRGALEAGARHYLCGHDPRDPRASALYGAMEHLPPVQVHVGTAEILLDDSVRLDALAGAEVHVWEGMPHVFPRSVATFEAARDALDLAGAFLRQGIDR from the coding sequence ATGCCGCAAATCCATCACCCGCTCTCTTCCGCCGACCGTGACGCGATGATCGCGCTGCGCTCCCAGCTCGCGAAGAGCCGCGCCGCTCCGACGCGAGCGTCGTTCGACCAGCTCATCGAGCTCACGCCGCCCGGCGCGGGCGCCTCGCACCGCGAGGCTCGCGTCGGCGGGGTGCCGGGCACATGGTGCATCCCGCCGTCGCCGCGGCCCGGTCGAGCGATCCTCTACTTGCACGGCGGTGCGTTCATCCTCGGCAGCGCTCGCGCGTTCCGCCACTTCGCCGGCCAGCTCGCGGTCCGCGCAGGCATCTCCGTGTTCGTCGCCGACTACCGCTTGGCGCCGGAGCACCCTTTCCCCGCCGCGTGGGAGGATGCAAGGGATGCGCACCTCGGCCTCGCCAGCGAGCTCGGTGTGGAGCGGGTCGCCATCGCCGGAGACTCGGCGGGCGGCGGGCTCGCGCTCGCCCTGCTGGTCGCTCAGCGCAAGGCGCCGTGCGGCGTGCTCCTCTCGCCATGGACCGATCTGTCCCTGACTGGCGCGAGCATCGAAGCCAAGGCCCTTGAAGATCCTGTGCTCTCCCGCGGGGCGCTCGAGGCCGGCGCGCGTCACTACCTGTGCGGGCACGACCCTCGCGATCCGCGCGCCTCCGCGCTGTATGGCGCGATGGAGCACCTTCCGCCCGTTCAGGTTCACGTGGGCACGGCCGAGATCCTGCTCGACGACTCCGTTCGCCTCGATGCGCTCGCCGGCGCTGAGGTCCATGTCTGGGAGGGTATGCCCCACGTGTTCCCGAGGAGCGTCGCGACGTTCGAGGCCGCGCGCGACGCGCTCGACCTCGCCGGCGCGTTCTTGCGCCAGGGCATCGACCGGTAA
- a CDS encoding extracellular catalytic domain type 1 short-chain-length polyhydroxyalkanoate depolymerase, with product MNQSQNHALGFASLSLALLFALPARGASLQKVNQSEWGTDGLPSYVNMYIYVPDKLATKPPIVVAPHHCQGNGQGTFSEMSSLVSIANTSGFIMIFPEATGQNCWDAGSTRSLHHGGGGDTGAIVQMVKYTLAKYNGDGGRVYSVGGSSGGIMTEALLGVYPDVFMAGVSLMGVPCGCWAEGYNDVTGTGNSAQWSGPCGGGNVTKTGQQWGDLVRSYYPGYTGHRPRLQHWHGTADTVLNYKNMAEDVKEWTNLLGLSETADGTDTPKRGTTRQFWKSSCGYTVYETFAMDGVGHAVPFDGPAVAAYFGLDKAGGQDPETAACPGAVPGGDGTDGAGGAGGAAGTGGAGSAAGTGGAANAAGTGGAGGTAGTGGEGGAMESGSGGSVGSGGAIDSGSAGANGQDASSGAGDATGGDSSSSGCSCALGNDARDSGAQAGFLLAALGLLLGRPKRRPR from the coding sequence ATGAACCAATCTCAAAATCACGCTCTCGGATTCGCATCGCTCTCGTTGGCGCTGCTCTTCGCGCTGCCTGCGCGCGGGGCGTCGCTACAAAAAGTCAATCAGAGCGAATGGGGGACGGACGGCCTGCCCAGCTACGTCAACATGTACATTTACGTGCCTGACAAGCTGGCGACCAAGCCTCCCATCGTCGTCGCTCCCCATCATTGCCAGGGCAATGGCCAGGGGACGTTCAGCGAGATGTCGAGCCTGGTTTCCATAGCGAACACCAGCGGCTTCATCATGATCTTCCCGGAGGCCACCGGGCAGAACTGCTGGGACGCGGGATCGACGAGATCGCTCCACCACGGCGGTGGTGGCGATACGGGGGCCATCGTCCAGATGGTGAAATACACGCTCGCGAAGTACAACGGCGATGGGGGCCGCGTGTACTCGGTCGGCGGGTCATCGGGCGGCATCATGACCGAGGCGCTGCTCGGTGTGTACCCCGACGTGTTCATGGCCGGCGTGTCGCTCATGGGCGTTCCGTGTGGCTGCTGGGCCGAGGGCTACAACGACGTCACCGGGACGGGGAACTCGGCCCAGTGGAGCGGCCCCTGCGGGGGCGGCAACGTCACGAAGACCGGGCAGCAGTGGGGAGATCTCGTTCGTTCCTACTATCCCGGTTACACCGGCCATCGCCCGCGCCTGCAGCATTGGCATGGCACCGCCGACACCGTCCTCAACTACAAGAACATGGCTGAGGACGTCAAAGAGTGGACGAACCTTCTGGGCTTGAGCGAGACCGCGGATGGGACCGACACGCCAAAGCGTGGAACCACGCGCCAGTTCTGGAAGAGCTCTTGCGGCTACACGGTCTACGAGACGTTCGCGATGGACGGCGTCGGGCACGCTGTGCCGTTCGACGGCCCCGCCGTCGCCGCCTATTTCGGCCTCGACAAGGCCGGCGGTCAGGATCCAGAGACGGCAGCGTGTCCCGGCGCTGTTCCCGGTGGCGACGGCACCGATGGCGCGGGTGGCGCGGGTGGCGCGGCGGGAACCGGTGGTGCGGGTAGCGCGGCAGGAACCGGTGGTGCGGCTAACGCGGCAGGAACCGGCGGTGCTGGTGGCACGGCAGGAACCGGTGGCGAGGGCGGGGCCATGGAAAGTGGCTCAGGCGGCAGCGTAGGCAGCGGCGGCGCGATTGACTCGGGGTCCGCGGGGGCGAATGGACAGGACGCCAGCTCGGGAGCTGGCGACGCGACGGGAGGAGACAGCTCGAGCTCCGGTTGCAGCTGCGCCCTGGGCAACGACGCGAGAGACTCCGGCGCCCAGGCGGGGTTCCTCCTCGCGGCCCTGGGATTGCTGCTCGGTCGCCCGAAGCGCCGCCCTCGCTGA
- a CDS encoding molecular chaperone DnaJ, which translates to MAAESCGICGGDGRIANSFSGTTASCPGCHGTGRRSDDTGFRDVTKTKPSHYRQPNKAAAVEKQQGPASLEGIQLAREVNAAAHLSSGTKTKLTLEIVEHEATHGKCTQTFIKKVRKQLRPPGS; encoded by the coding sequence ATGGCTGCTGAATCCTGCGGCATCTGTGGCGGCGACGGCCGCATCGCCAACTCGTTCTCCGGCACCACCGCCAGCTGCCCGGGCTGCCACGGCACCGGCCGGCGCTCGGACGACACCGGCTTCCGCGACGTCACCAAGACAAAGCCTTCGCACTACCGGCAGCCGAACAAGGCAGCGGCCGTCGAGAAGCAGCAGGGACCTGCGTCGCTGGAAGGCATCCAGCTCGCCAGGGAGGTGAACGCGGCTGCACATCTCTCCAGCGGGACGAAGACCAAGCTCACGCTCGAGATCGTGGAGCATGAGGCCACCCACGGAAAGTGCACCCAGACATTCATCAAGAAGGTCCGCAAGCAGCTCCGTCCGCCCGGATCGTGA
- a CDS encoding NFACT RNA binding domain-containing protein yields the protein MEDHPGSAAQGGALAEALARCVGARIDAAHANPATGLVALAVYDGTRRVLGAGIGPRVAGAGILPRLPRLRAGASHPLVAAMRAHLVGRRVLAIEVRSDGIVVVAGGGDAVMVENDRGSAEAAPRLEVAAPEPGLGLAAAEPGLVPAAVPEPGLGLAAAEPGLGPVVPPPRLGSSPGARLELAPGRRGEARLLDAAGHLILRWPPQGGAPPAAIAYPADPLAAGAALVEASDDAAAGQEKAALARAVKARRAALERRAEAVRGDLGRLGSVARLQKTGQLLLAQAARVPRGAAKALLDDWETGGKIEVALDPSRPAKAQAEVFFAKARRYQRGEAVMRARLAETERALSAIAALEADVAAAEARPESLDPLAQRARSLGVSRAELAGAGEPGTSGARAPGAGRPAPRRPFHAYRSASGAAILVGRGAEDNDALTTKHARPHDLWLHAKGVTGSHVVVPLAKGASCPADVLVDAATLAAHFSDARGEAVCEVSYVQRRYVRKPRGAAPGAVVFDREKVIAVRIEGDRLSRLLATKEEG from the coding sequence ATGGAGGACCACCCGGGGAGCGCGGCGCAGGGCGGGGCGCTCGCCGAGGCGCTCGCGCGATGCGTGGGGGCGCGGATCGACGCGGCGCACGCGAACCCGGCGACGGGGCTCGTCGCGCTCGCCGTCTACGACGGGACGCGGCGCGTGCTCGGCGCCGGCATCGGACCACGCGTGGCGGGGGCAGGGATCCTGCCGAGGCTGCCCCGGCTCCGCGCCGGCGCGTCGCACCCGCTCGTCGCCGCCATGAGGGCGCACCTGGTCGGCCGCCGCGTGCTGGCGATCGAGGTGCGGAGCGACGGGATCGTGGTCGTCGCGGGGGGTGGCGATGCGGTCATGGTGGAAAATGACCGAGGGAGTGCGGAGGCCGCACCCAGGTTGGAGGTGGCCGCACCCGAACCCGGGTTGGGGTTGGCCGCGGCCGAACCCGGGTTGGTGCCGGCGGCAGTTCCCGAACCCGGGTTGGGGTTGGCCGCGGCCGAACCCGGGTTGGGGCCGGTGGTACCCCCACCCAGGTTGGGATCGTCCCCGGGGGCGCGGCTGGAACTCGCCCCAGGACGCCGCGGCGAGGCGCGCCTGCTCGACGCCGCCGGCCACCTGATCCTCCGCTGGCCGCCTCAGGGGGGCGCCCCGCCGGCGGCGATCGCCTACCCGGCGGATCCCCTGGCCGCCGGCGCGGCGCTGGTCGAGGCGAGCGACGATGCGGCCGCCGGGCAGGAGAAGGCGGCGCTCGCGCGCGCCGTGAAGGCGCGGCGCGCGGCGCTCGAGCGCAGGGCCGAGGCGGTGCGCGGCGATCTCGGGCGGCTGGGCAGCGTCGCGCGCCTGCAGAAGACGGGGCAGCTCCTGCTCGCGCAGGCCGCCCGCGTGCCGCGGGGCGCCGCGAAGGCGCTCCTCGACGACTGGGAGACCGGCGGCAAGATCGAGGTCGCGCTCGACCCGTCGCGCCCCGCCAAGGCGCAGGCCGAGGTCTTCTTCGCCAAGGCGCGGCGCTACCAGCGCGGCGAGGCGGTGATGCGCGCGCGCCTCGCCGAGACCGAGCGCGCCCTCTCGGCGATCGCCGCGCTCGAGGCGGACGTCGCCGCGGCGGAGGCGCGGCCCGAGTCGCTCGATCCGCTCGCGCAGCGCGCCCGCTCCCTCGGCGTCTCGCGCGCGGAGCTCGCGGGCGCCGGCGAGCCCGGGACGTCCGGCGCCCGCGCCCCCGGGGCGGGGCGGCCCGCGCCGAGGCGGCCGTTCCACGCCTACCGCAGCGCGTCCGGCGCCGCGATCCTCGTCGGCCGAGGCGCCGAGGACAACGACGCGCTGACGACGAAGCACGCGCGCCCGCACGACCTCTGGCTTCATGCGAAGGGCGTCACGGGCTCGCACGTCGTCGTGCCGCTCGCGAAGGGGGCGAGCTGCCCGGCGGACGTGCTCGTGGACGCCGCGACCCTCGCGGCGCACTTCAGCGACGCGCGCGGCGAGGCGGTATGCGAGGTGAGCTACGTCCAGCGCCGCTACGTGCGCAAGCCGCGCGGCGCGGCCCCGGGCGCGGTGGTCTTCGACCGGGAGAAGGTCATCGCCGTCCGCATCGAGGGCGATCGCCTCTCGCGGCTGCTCGCGACCAAGGAAGAGGGCTGA
- a CDS encoding LysR substrate-binding domain-containing protein gives MRVSLPLVGGPFHSAVADFHEAHPAIDLELDYTNRSVDLVREGFDAAIRWGPLHDSMLKARSLGSYRCVLVGSPAYLAQRGTPRRLRDLREHDLLQLRLSNNGQRKPLGYLGAHREKVECARTPVVANRVEALVDFAVRGRGLAYVADVLIRDERARGALVTVLEEQIGHSTPAHLMWAPGKHVSPKLRVFIDWMAKHFTR, from the coding sequence CTGCGGGTAAGCCTTCCACTCGTGGGCGGTCCCTTCCACTCGGCGGTCGCCGACTTCCACGAAGCGCATCCAGCCATCGATCTCGAGCTGGATTACACCAACCGGAGCGTCGACCTCGTACGTGAGGGTTTCGACGCGGCGATCCGGTGGGGTCCCCTCCACGACTCGATGCTCAAGGCGCGATCGCTCGGCTCCTACCGGTGCGTTCTCGTCGGCTCGCCCGCTTACCTCGCCCAACGCGGGACGCCGCGCCGCCTCCGCGATCTCCGTGAGCACGACCTTCTCCAGCTACGCCTATCGAACAACGGGCAACGAAAACCTCTGGGCTATCTCGGCGCACACCGGGAGAAGGTGGAGTGCGCGCGCACGCCGGTCGTCGCCAACAGGGTCGAGGCGCTCGTGGATTTCGCCGTTCGCGGCCGCGGTCTCGCCTACGTCGCCGACGTCTTGATAAGAGATGAGCGCGCTCGAGGAGCGCTCGTCACGGTTCTCGAGGAGCAGATCGGACACTCGACGCCGGCGCATCTGATGTGGGCGCCAGGCAAGCACGTGTCGCCGAAGCTGCGCGTGTTCATCGACTGGATGGCGAAGCACTTCACTCGTTGA
- a CDS encoding DUF1801 domain-containing protein translates to MKRTTEKPSKPRAKAQKASPERREPREAPGAPAARATPTEPADAQESPAVVAFLRELDHPLKEAIMALRQIILGVSPAIREEIKWNAPSFRTTEHFATFNLRAKDRVRLILHLGAKVKDTAAKGLEIADPAGLLEWLAKDRCLVTFSDGEDVQAKRAALESVLRAWLRWI, encoded by the coding sequence ATGAAGCGCACAACCGAGAAGCCGAGCAAGCCGCGCGCGAAGGCGCAGAAGGCGTCGCCCGAAAGGCGCGAGCCTCGGGAGGCCCCCGGAGCGCCCGCCGCGCGCGCCACGCCCACCGAGCCCGCCGACGCGCAGGAGAGCCCGGCCGTCGTCGCGTTCCTGCGCGAGCTGGATCATCCGCTGAAGGAGGCGATCATGGCCCTCCGGCAGATCATCCTCGGCGTCAGCCCGGCGATCCGCGAGGAGATCAAGTGGAACGCGCCGAGCTTCCGGACAACGGAGCATTTTGCCACGTTCAACTTGCGCGCAAAGGACCGCGTCCGGCTCATCCTTCACCTCGGAGCCAAGGTGAAGGACACAGCGGCGAAAGGGCTCGAGATCGCGGACCCGGCTGGCTTGCTGGAGTGGCTTGCCAAGGATCGCTGCCTCGTGACGTTCAGCGACGGAGAGGACGTCCAGGCGAAGCGGGCGGCGCTGGAGTCCGTGCTGCGCGCCTGGCTCCGATGGATCTAA
- a CDS encoding LysR family transcriptional regulator: protein MDRLEAFKILLRVVETRSFSVPARELGVGQPAVSKTIARLEEELGLRLVGRTTRHVSATPAGQRLVDEIGPLVRALDERVARLARGDRAPSGTVRIAVAPGFGRACVVPVLRALRAEHPGISVELAVSDRLADLVADNIDLAVRAGALGDSGHVARRVGETPLLTVGSAAYLARHGEPRELPDLQEHECVVFFTRGARRAWRFGRPAATSHHPSRVTFLSSNADDIRAAVLADVGLAQVPGWLVAQDLSTGAVRAVLRRHEPEPIPLFFVRPAQKRPPDRVRVVEQFLLRELAREPLLNVGR, encoded by the coding sequence ATGGATAGACTGGAAGCGTTCAAGATCCTCCTTCGAGTCGTCGAGACGAGGAGCTTCTCGGTGCCGGCGCGCGAGCTCGGCGTGGGTCAGCCCGCCGTGAGCAAGACGATCGCGCGTCTGGAAGAGGAACTCGGGCTCCGGTTGGTCGGGCGCACGACGCGACATGTGAGCGCGACCCCGGCCGGGCAGCGCCTCGTCGACGAGATCGGGCCGCTCGTCCGAGCGCTCGACGAGCGCGTCGCGCGGCTCGCGCGCGGCGATCGCGCGCCGAGCGGCACCGTGCGTATCGCGGTCGCCCCAGGCTTCGGCCGCGCCTGCGTCGTGCCGGTCCTGCGGGCGCTCCGCGCCGAGCACCCGGGCATCTCCGTGGAGCTCGCCGTCTCCGATCGGCTCGCGGACCTCGTGGCCGACAACATCGACCTCGCCGTTCGAGCTGGGGCGCTCGGTGACTCGGGCCACGTCGCGAGGCGCGTGGGGGAGACGCCGCTGCTCACCGTGGGCTCGGCGGCGTACCTGGCGCGCCACGGCGAGCCGCGTGAGCTGCCCGATCTCCAGGAGCACGAGTGCGTCGTGTTCTTCACTCGAGGCGCGCGGCGCGCATGGCGATTCGGACGGCCGGCGGCGACGAGCCACCACCCTTCACGTGTGACCTTCCTCTCGAGCAACGCGGACGACATCCGCGCGGCGGTGCTCGCCGACGTCGGCCTCGCCCAGGTGCCGGGGTGGCTCGTCGCGCAGGATCTCTCGACCGGCGCCGTGAGGGCCGTCTTGCGGCGACACGAGCCCGAGCCCATTCCTCTCTTCTTCGTGCGGCCGGCTCAGAAGCGACCGCCGGACCGCGTGCGCGTGGTAGAGCAGTTCCTCCTTCGTGAGCTCGCGCGCGAGCCGCTGCTGAACGTGGGGCGCTGA
- a CDS encoding tellurite resistance TerB family protein, which translates to MKPPELIQQAAGLLRARFDLNEYNPTPIVDLGALVANADGTVDAEEIDALRQLIEPMLGAQLNAELVRYLIEASLKVIAAAGVEPRVRLLAEILMDCDAVEEGILIALAVAHASEGISDAERAVIELLARAAELPARRLDQLNEQVRAAFAA; encoded by the coding sequence ATGAAGCCTCCCGAGCTGATCCAGCAGGCGGCCGGCTTGCTCCGAGCCCGCTTCGATCTCAACGAGTACAACCCGACCCCGATCGTCGACCTCGGCGCGCTCGTGGCGAACGCCGACGGCACCGTCGACGCCGAGGAGATCGACGCCCTGCGGCAGCTGATCGAGCCGATGCTGGGCGCCCAGCTCAACGCCGAGCTCGTCCGCTACCTCATCGAGGCGAGCCTGAAGGTGATCGCGGCGGCGGGCGTCGAGCCCCGGGTGCGCCTGCTCGCGGAGATCCTCATGGACTGCGACGCGGTGGAGGAGGGCATCCTCATCGCGCTGGCGGTCGCCCACGCGAGCGAGGGGATCTCCGACGCGGAGCGCGCGGTCATCGAGCTGCTCGCCCGCGCGGCCGAGCTCCCCGCGCGCCGGCTCGATCAGCTGAACGAGCAGGTCCGGGCGGCGTTCGCCGCCTGA
- a CDS encoding HAMP domain-containing protein, with protein sequence MTSPAQDRATARPASRRKLLLNPRFQLKYTGLLVSVVLAVMVALGLVIWQTASVANEQARYAATQAELALKEAANSAKILKMSTAAMGGDGAELGSTLDEELEKTNREYERNLAEVARRRADVEALQGRLLGILVGGGAFLLAVLGVLGIFITQRIVGPVHQMKRLCRQVGTTRLTIGEGLRKGDELGDLFDTFVQMTYSLKALQTGRLASLDAAIQRAEAESASAEVLAGLRALRAQLCLGLSESETVRRRAPKGGES encoded by the coding sequence ATGACCTCACCTGCCCAGGATCGCGCCACAGCCCGCCCGGCATCCCGCCGCAAGCTGCTCCTGAACCCGCGATTCCAGCTCAAATACACAGGGCTCCTGGTCTCGGTGGTGCTCGCCGTGATGGTGGCGCTCGGACTCGTCATCTGGCAGACCGCGAGCGTCGCGAACGAACAGGCGCGTTACGCGGCGACCCAGGCGGAGCTCGCGCTCAAGGAGGCGGCGAACAGCGCCAAGATCCTCAAGATGAGCACCGCCGCCATGGGCGGCGACGGCGCCGAGCTCGGCAGCACCCTCGACGAGGAGCTCGAGAAGACGAACCGCGAGTACGAGCGCAACCTGGCAGAGGTCGCGAGGCGGCGCGCCGACGTCGAGGCGCTGCAAGGTCGCCTCCTCGGCATCCTCGTCGGCGGCGGCGCGTTCCTGCTCGCCGTCCTCGGCGTGCTCGGGATCTTCATCACCCAGCGCATCGTGGGGCCGGTTCACCAGATGAAGCGCCTGTGCCGCCAGGTCGGCACGACGCGGCTCACCATCGGAGAGGGGCTGCGGAAGGGCGATGAGCTCGGAGACCTGTTCGACACGTTCGTGCAGATGACCTACTCGCTCAAGGCGCTCCAGACAGGCAGGCTCGCCTCGCTCGACGCGGCCATCCAGCGGGCCGAGGCCGAGTCGGCCTCGGCCGAAGTGCTCGCGGGGCTGCGCGCGCTGCGGGCGCAGCTCTGCCTCGGCCTCAGCGAGTCCGAGACGGTGCGGCGCCGCGCTCCGAAAGGTGGTGAGTCATGA
- a CDS encoding alpha/beta fold hydrolase — translation MRMEVAIAGAGPAVLLVHGIPHTWFLWRRVIAALADRYFVIAPDLRGLGGTERARMGFDVTTVAGDLAGLLDVLGVASVAAVGIDLGVQTAFMLAMTSPGRVRCVALMEGLVGTLPGAESFLSRGAPWWFGFHGVPELPETLIAGHEAAYVDYFLAIGTYERRGVAPEAREAFVRAYSGRESIRCMCEHYRAMPESARQIASITSARRLDIPTLAIAGGVIDGALAGQLQGVAPHLATATIDNAAHILPEDQPETLLSLLEPFIEQRG, via the coding sequence ATGCGCATGGAGGTCGCGATCGCGGGTGCGGGGCCCGCTGTGCTCCTGGTCCATGGGATTCCACACACGTGGTTCCTATGGCGTCGTGTCATCGCCGCGCTGGCGGATCGTTATTTCGTCATCGCGCCGGATCTGCGCGGGCTCGGTGGCACCGAGCGCGCTCGAATGGGCTTCGACGTCACCACCGTCGCAGGAGACCTCGCGGGGCTGCTCGACGTGCTCGGCGTCGCGAGCGTGGCCGCGGTGGGGATCGATCTCGGCGTCCAGACCGCGTTCATGCTTGCCATGACGTCACCGGGCCGGGTTCGCTGCGTGGCCCTGATGGAGGGGCTCGTGGGCACGCTGCCCGGCGCCGAGAGCTTCCTCTCGCGTGGCGCTCCATGGTGGTTCGGGTTCCACGGCGTCCCCGAGCTTCCGGAGACGCTCATCGCAGGCCACGAGGCCGCCTACGTCGACTACTTCCTCGCGATCGGGACCTACGAGCGTCGCGGTGTCGCGCCGGAGGCGCGCGAGGCCTTCGTTCGAGCCTACTCCGGTCGCGAATCCATTCGTTGCATGTGCGAGCACTACCGCGCGATGCCGGAGAGCGCGCGACAGATCGCGAGCATCACGAGCGCGCGGCGCCTCGACATCCCGACGCTCGCGATCGCGGGAGGGGTCATCGACGGGGCGCTGGCCGGGCAGCTCCAAGGCGTCGCCCCCCACCTGGCGACCGCCACGATCGACAACGCCGCGCACATCCTCCCGGAGGACCAGCCGGAGACGCTGCTCTCGCTCCTCGAGCCCTTCATCGAACAGCGCGGCTGA